Part of the Pseudodesulfovibrio mercurii genome is shown below.
GCGCACACCGGCCCGGCGCAGCTCGCGCGCGGCCAGGCCGCAGGCCTCGATGCACAGGCGGTGCCCCTTGGTGGGCGAGACGTGGGAGAACATGCCGTAGACCAGCCCGCCGTCTTCGCCGCCCGCATCCGGCATGGGCGCGGGCGCGTCCGGCACCGGGGCCGGGTTGAAGACCAGGGTCGCGTCCAGGCCGAAGACCCGGCGCGCCTGTTCGGCCTCGGCCGGGCTGATGGCCACCAGCTCGCGCACCCTGGCGCGGACCAGGGGCCGGGTCAGGGGGAGCAGGGGGTTGTTTTCCAGGAGCATCTCGCGGCAGTGCAGCACGGCGGGCGGGCCCGCCAGGGGCAGGGCGGCCAGCAGGGTGGTGTAGCTGTTGTAGTGGATCACGTCCGGGGCGAACTCGCGGACCAGCCGCCGGATGCGCCGGAACTCGCCGGGCCGGGACACGGCGCGGCCCACGTTCTTCCAGAAGGGGATGGGGCAGGCCGCCAGGGACATGGGATAGTAGGGGATGCGCACGAAGTCCACGGCCACGCCCGTCTCGTTCAGCTCGGCCACGCGCCTGCCCGTGCGCGCGGGCGCGGAAATGCTGATGACGCGGACCTCGTGGCCCAGCCGGGCCAGGCCCTGCGCCAGGAAGAACAGGCTCTTGGCCGCGCCGCCGCTGTCTATGTCGTTGGTGACGGACAGTATCCTCATCGATGCCCCGTTGCGCTGTGCATGGTCCTGTCCCTATAACCCATGGATTTCGAGAGCAAAACACATTTTTTCGTGGTTTCCGGGCCGCAAACCCCCGCCCGGCGCGGTCCGGCCGCCCGCACGCCCCGCCCGGGGCCGGAACCCGGCCGATATGTGTGGACCTTCACCGCAAAACATACTACGAAATATTCTCAGTCCGTGCGCGGACACTTCACCCGAAACACCAAACCGAAGCAGGGGAGCTCGAAAAACCGGATGGTTGAACTCGTTCGCGCGGCCAAGGCCGCGACCATGATACCCGGCGCGCCCGTCATCGACGACGCGGCCATCCTCGTCGATCAGGGGATCATCAAGGAAGTCGGCACCTTCGCCACCCTTGGCAGAACCCATTCCGGCGACGTTCTCGACCTCGGGGACGTGTTCCTCTGCCCCGGCCTGATCAACGCCCATTCCCACCTGGAACTGGCCCACCTGCGCGGCAAATGCCCCGCGAACCAGGGGTTCGTCACCTGGGTGGAGGCCCTGCTCAAGCAGCCCATCTTCGATCTCGAACCGGACGCCCTGGACCGGGCCGTGGAGGAGCTCAAGCGAACCGGCACCATCATGGTCGGGGACATCGCCACCCGTTTCGCCAAGGAGATGGCCGGAATGCTCGAAGCATCCGGCCTTTTTTTCGCGGTCTTCTGCGAGGCCATCGGCGAGACCGTGCCCAAGCGGACCTTCATCCCGTCCGGCGAGTTCGGCGCGGGCTTCATCTCCGTGGCCGGGCATGCCCTGTACACCACCCACCGGGACGTGCTCCGGGCCGCCAAGGCCGAGACCCGCGCCAAGGGGCTGCCCTTCTCCCTGCACCTGGCCGAGCACGACGACGAGGTGGCCATCATGGCGGGCGAGCCCAGCCCGTTTCTGGACCTGCTCCAGGCGCGCGGGCGGCTGCTCGACTTCGAGCCCCCGAAAAAACGCCCGGTGCAGCAGGCCGCCGATCTCGGCCTGCTCGACGAGACCACCCTGGCCGTGCACTGCGTCAAGGTCACGAGTGATGACATCGCCACGGTGCGCGCCTTCGGGGCCACGGTCTGCCTGTGTCCGCGCTCCAACGAGTTCATCGGCGTGGGCCGCGCCCCGTGGGAGAAATGGTTCGCCTCGGGCACGCCGCTGTGCCTGGGCACGGACTCCCTGGCCTCGAACACCGACCTCGACCTGTGGAACGAGGCCCGGTACCTCAAGGAACATTTCAACGGCGGGCTGTCGCTTGACGACGTGCTCGCCATGGTGACCCGCAACCCGGCGCGCATCCTGGGCGCGGGCAACACCCTCGGCACGCTGGAACCGGGCAAGGTCGCATCCTTCGCCCTGGTCCCCGAGTCCCTACACGCGCTATTCTAGGATGCCGGAGGCAGAAACGACTATGAAATGGTTACACAAGGACCTGCTGGACGTGTCCCAGCTCTCCCAGCCGGAGGTCATGGCGATCTTCGAGACGGCGGGGCGGTTCCAGGAGTTGCAGGAACGGCCGGTCAAGAAGGTGCCGACCCTGAAAGGGCGCAGCGTGGTGCTCTTCTTCGCCGAGCCGAGCACGCGCACCAAGACCAGCTTCGACGTGGCCGGGAAACGGCTGTCCGCCGACACCTTCTCCCTGGCCAAGAGTTCAAGCAGCCTGACCAAGGGCGAATCCCTCAAGGACACCGCCCTGACCCTCCAGGCCATGGCCCCGGACGCCATCGTCATCCGGCACTGGTGCTCGGGCGCGGCCCGGTTCCTGGCCGACCGGCTGGACTGCTCGGTCATCAACGCGGGCGACGGGCGGCACGCGCACCCCACCCAGGCGTTGCTCGACTCCTTCACCCTGTACCAGGAGTGGGGCGGCGTGGCCGGCAAGACCATCCTCATCCTCGGGGACATCGCCCACAGCCGCGTGGCCCGGTCCAACGTCATCCTGCTGACCATGCTCGGGGCCAAGGTCCGGCTGTGCGGGCCGCGCACCCTGCTGCCCCCGGCCCTCAAGACCTGGCCGGTCACGGTCTTCTCCGACCTGAACGAGGCGGTCAAAGGCGTGGACGCGGTCATGTGCCTGCGCCTCCAGCTGGAACGCCAGAAGGACGGGCTGCTGCCCGACCTGCGCGAATACTCCCGGACCTTCGGCATGGGCATGAAACAGGTGGAGCTGGCCAACCCGGACGTGCGCATCCTCCACCCCGGCCCGCTCAACCGGGGCGTGGAGATCAACTCCGAACTGGCCGACTCGGCTGGCTCCCTCATCCTCGACCAGGTCGCCAGCGGCGTGGTCGTGCGCATGGCCCTGCTGTTCCTGTACATGACCAGGAAGGGAGAGGAGTAGGGAAGGCGGGAAGGAAGCCGCCTGCGGCGGCGATGTCGGATGACTTCGCCTCCGGCGGGCAAAGGGCGAGCCCTTTGCAAACCCGTTGTCGCCTTCGGCGAAGTGTTTTTTTCGGAAGCCACCCCCTCGCGGACGACACCCCCCGCGAAGCGGCACTAAAAAGTTTT
Proteins encoded:
- a CDS encoding aspartate carbamoyltransferase catalytic subunit, with the protein product MKWLHKDLLDVSQLSQPEVMAIFETAGRFQELQERPVKKVPTLKGRSVVLFFAEPSTRTKTSFDVAGKRLSADTFSLAKSSSSLTKGESLKDTALTLQAMAPDAIVIRHWCSGAARFLADRLDCSVINAGDGRHAHPTQALLDSFTLYQEWGGVAGKTILILGDIAHSRVARSNVILLTMLGAKVRLCGPRTLLPPALKTWPVTVFSDLNEAVKGVDAVMCLRLQLERQKDGLLPDLREYSRTFGMGMKQVELANPDVRILHPGPLNRGVEINSELADSAGSLILDQVASGVVVRMALLFLYMTRKGEE
- a CDS encoding amidohydrolase family protein, whose translation is MVELVRAAKAATMIPGAPVIDDAAILVDQGIIKEVGTFATLGRTHSGDVLDLGDVFLCPGLINAHSHLELAHLRGKCPANQGFVTWVEALLKQPIFDLEPDALDRAVEELKRTGTIMVGDIATRFAKEMAGMLEASGLFFAVFCEAIGETVPKRTFIPSGEFGAGFISVAGHALYTTHRDVLRAAKAETRAKGLPFSLHLAEHDDEVAIMAGEPSPFLDLLQARGRLLDFEPPKKRPVQQAADLGLLDETTLAVHCVKVTSDDIATVRAFGATVCLCPRSNEFIGVGRAPWEKWFASGTPLCLGTDSLASNTDLDLWNEARYLKEHFNGGLSLDDVLAMVTRNPARILGAGNTLGTLEPGKVASFALVPESLHALF
- a CDS encoding glycosyltransferase family 4 protein, with translation MRILSVTNDIDSGGAAKSLFFLAQGLARLGHEVRVISISAPARTGRRVAELNETGVAVDFVRIPYYPMSLAACPIPFWKNVGRAVSRPGEFRRIRRLVREFAPDVIHYNSYTTLLAALPLAGPPAVLHCREMLLENNPLLPLTRPLVRARVRELVAISPAEAEQARRVFGLDATLVFNPAPVPDAPAPMPDAGGEDGGLVYGMFSHVSPTKGHRLCIEACGLAARELRRAGVRVRLFGGRIGIHDGLYRSLERMIADAGLEDVVSFQGFAVDPEAEMRAVHLVLRPDLTGHPWGRDVIEAMSQGRPVLAAGTSEVFIRPGETGELVPPGDAEALATAMVGLADRDRLARMGANAHRFAAAHFDPDEHARRVLAVLKRAANRAS